From a single Raphanus sativus cultivar WK10039 unplaced genomic scaffold, ASM80110v3 Scaffold0238, whole genome shotgun sequence genomic region:
- the LOC108821682 gene encoding transcription factor bHLH126-like yields MDPNKNPYSKGYQRQRPFGSAGEGGSSGGSDMPHDIDDNNKKKKLLHRDIERQRRQEMAILYASLRSHLPLQYLKGKRAVADHVNAAADFIKDTETRIKELSARRDELSRETCQRSDPDLAGSGSELGKPEPASLIVQPCVNGFEVAVSSNSSGPDALPLSRVLEALQELGLQVINSLTTRVNERLMHTIQVEVNTFGCLDLAWLQQKLVEELIPSPGY; encoded by the exons ATGGATCCTAATAAGAATCCTTATTCGAAAGGGTACCAGAGACAGAGACCATTTGGTTCAGCCGGCGAAGGTGGCAGCAGCGGCGGTTCCGATATGCCCCATGATATagatgataataataaaaagaagaagcttcTCCACCGCGATATCGAACGCCAGAGAAGACAGGAAATGGCTATACTCTACGCTTCGCTTCGTAGTCACCTACCTCTTCAATACCTTAAG GGGAAGAGAGCTGTTGCGGATCATGTAAATGCAGCGGCTGATTTCATAAAGGACACAGAAACACGGATTAAAGAACTCAGTGCAAGAAGAGACGAGCTAAGCAGAGAAACATGTCAGAGATCAGATCCTGACCTAGCAGGAAGTGGATCCGAGTTAGGCAAACCGGAACCGGCGAGTTTGATTGTGCAACCATGCGTGAATGGTTTCGAAGTGGCAGTGAGCAGCAACTCGTCAGGTCCTGACGCTTTGCCACTTTCAAGAGTGCTCGAGGCACTTCAGGAGTTAGGGCTTCAAGTCATCAATTCTCTCACAACACGAGTAAATGAAAGGCTCATGCACACTATTCAAGTCGAG GTTAATACTTTCGGATGCTTGGACTTAGCTTGGTTGCAGCAGAAGCTAGTCGAGGAGTTGATCCCTTCGCCGGGGTACTAA